The window GTACCGTCTATGACCACAACCTTACGCATAAATTCAAAGCCTTTCACACTTGCTCCCATAGCGATGAACATATACTTGAAACGCCGACCCACGCCCTCCACGTACTCTGTATCAAGATGGGCCAATGTCCCTGGGTTAGCTTCAATAAGGCGCTGCAGATAATTTGGAAGGCTTTGGTACGAAGCACCGCAAGATCCCTTAGCGAACTCAACCGCTGCTTCCCGTGAACGCCACGCTTTCCAGTAGGAAATGTTTACAGCATGATCGCCCCTCATCACCTGCCTAATCTCCCCTGGCCGCGGACCAACACCCGTTCCGGTGAACTGCTGCTTGAGCATCTCCCCTATGACGCTATATGTCGCCTGTCTCTGGTATCCAGCACGCTCATCAACGCTGCAACTGTGCCCCCCACGTAGCTTACGAATTTCATACAGGCTCGAGCCCTTGACAAGGACTGCATAGACCCGCCACATACATGACACTCCAGAACACTCAAGCACCATAACAGAAGGTGACGACCTTGCACAACGGTAAACAAACTTCTGCTTGATTGCATATAAGGCCATATGTTGCTTGAACTCGTCTCGGTTCTTAAATGTCTTGCCCACGTAAAGGTCTTTATCACTGGACCCCACACAACCTTCAGACGTCAAAAACAGGAAACCAATGTCAGCAATTCCGGGGCGCAACATCTAGATACCCataattcaatttttaaaacaactatGTTATTCAGGCTATTATCATGTTTATCCGACACAACAATcttttttgattgatttcataatttttttgcaAGCATTAAACGAAGGTGCGATTAGCATGACATTCCCACCCAGATAATACTCCAATGATTCAATGGGTTTAAGACAACTATAACCGTAACAAAAGCATACTTGGCCGgtttatatactatatttaGGACCTAAATGCACACGAAAATTAAAACCTACATAACCGTTTTCCCAAACGCATAACCATAACAAACATACATAACCGATTAATATATGAGTTACATCGAAGATTCAAAACAGTGCATAGCTgcacacaaaacaaaaactgacATAACCGTTTTTTCCAAAACACATAGACATAACAAACATACATAGCCGgtaaatatcacacatgaaaaaaacagttttccatAAACCCAATACTGAAAATTGGTTTAGCCGAAACTTAAACCCAAATCGCCGGTTAATATAACATACATATCCTTATTCGATGAAGGTAATAATCCCTAAAACCCACCATCATCACCGCTGCCACCGGAAGAAGAATGTTGGTCCGGATCAGCCACTACTGTTGGGATAGGTTCTGCTGCGCCGACACAGCCTATAGTGAGTCCAGGCGCGACTGGTGCAACCACGGGTTTGCTGGTCTGAGGGACAGTGCTACCCGCAAGCGTGCTCTTAGATGATTCACCGATTTCAGCCACTGGCTGAACACCCTCACCCCTTGAAGCTACACAACAAATTGGAACAATAATCTTGCTATATATCAATTGCCTTGCATTATATAAACGGTCAAAGAATGATAAAAGGGCGCATGCATATACCCAAAAACTGCTCAAACGCAACTAACAATTCATTCCCCGTGTCAATGGCAGAGACAGCGTTGTCAATGGCTGAGACAGCGTTATTGATGGCAGAGGCAACGTGGGTCTGACTGGTTGCATGTGCCTCCACCGCATCAGTTTTAGTCGCACGAGGTTCTATATCCAAATCCTCACACGACCCCGTAGAAGAAATATCATTATCAGCTAGGGACGTGACAGCCAATGCACCACTATCAGGCCCAAGTGGGACACAAGGGTCATCTTCCACATCTTCATTCTCCCCTTCACGATCCGGGGCCACCCCACCAGGCAACACAAGATCGTCTCCATACAACCCTTTCCAAAAGGCCATAGGAGTTTCCATTGAATGTCTGCGGTCGACGTGGGTGAGGTCGAGGGGCACTGTCGGAGGGGCCTGTGGAGCCTCAGCTATCTGAGTCAGTGGCAAAGTGCACTCCTCTCCAACAATTGGTTCAGTGTGATCATGACCGACTCCTGACATGCAATATTATCCGGATAAGTTAACATATGGTTGCTATTTATAAACATTACCGGCCAAACCTAAGATAATATGTCTACACATCTTACCGCCTTGTGTCGCAACCGGAGTTGCCTCTGTCGACACGTGCGGGTCAGCCATTGTATCGTCCTCATCTTCGATCATTATTATCTCACGAGCAACAGCTTCATATCGTCTCTCAGCTTGTTCTTGCACTCGGTCCGACATATACATCTCTAGATCAACACGATGCAGCACCATCATTTCCTCTTCATTAAACAGTTCCTCCAGAATAGCTCTGCTGCATGTCATCCTTTCCCCTTGAACAAGCCCTGAAAATCAGTACGATATCGGTATGAGCTAACCGGTTAaccaaaatcattttttattaatgtatgattATACTCACTTTCATACTCCCTCCTAGTAAATGCGTTCTGGGTGCTGTCAACAACAAACCTCTTTCTTCCAACCACGAAGTTGTCTCTACGGTTGTAATGGAACCTAGCAACACTCTCAGGCCCAATGGTAACGACTAGGATCAGCTCGGTGAACCACTCCCGCACACTCATCATGACGGGGATGTCAGCCGTTGTCGTTACGCTTATAGGCACAGACCTCCTCCCTAGCGGACCAAGTATCCAGGACGGGAACTGGTAAGACAGAACAATGGGGGTTCCCTCGCCCAAGACGTACCTCGCCCTCACTATCCCCAGCAAGTACTCGTACGTTTCATCTTGCCTTATCATCGCACCAAAGCCAAAGTCAGTCGGATCCGGGTGAAAATTCCATGCGCCATCGTTGTCCTTGTTCCATATACCCCGCCACAGCCTAACCAGCTTTGACAtctgtaaaaatataaaatgacttTTTAGTAAGCAAAGTACGAGACATATTTTATGACTACTATAATCGCATGCAAGACAAATCTTCTCACAAATTAAATTACAGGTTTAGAATGTCGGAAAATCATGAGGAAGATTAGACTGACATGCACACAACATTTAATGAAAACATTCTACTCTCCAAACAGTACGGAAGTAATATAAATGCTTGGAGTAACTCACCGAGATTATCCTCAAACGGAAAGGTGAGAGAGTGTTTTCTAGAGAGACATTAAAGACGAGCTAAAGAAAGTGATAGTTAAGTGTGTGTTTTTACTGCCCAATTATCACTCCTTATATAGAAGGAAACCTATACATATCGACTATATTACATGCAGACACGCATGTCCTATGCGAAAACGTGTGAAGCCTTGCGAAAAGGTTACGTTTTTTTAGGCAATATTAGTGGTCGAAACTATTGGCTACTCTCACATAATCGGGCTATGCCGATATAAACAGCggtatatatgtatacattttCTAATGATTACATGCATGGAATGATTATAAATCGATTAAGCTTCTTACGTGAAAGGAGAAGCGATAGGGGTAACGCTGTCTTTTTGCACCCAACACAACTGGGCCTTGCCCTTGGGCCTTCCGTTTTTCCACAGACGCAAATATTGCCATCTTACTACATTTTCTATGCAAATCGCTCTTTATTATACCATCCTTTCTCTTTCAGTTGGCGTTTTtagaaatttgattttgttttgatatatttgtCTTTTTCAGAAATTTAGACAAAGAATGATAAAAATTACTTCTCTTATCCTTCTATTATGAGCTGTCGTATAAATGGTGTAAAGTGAATTAATTTTATAGACATTGTGTTTTTTTGATGCAACTTATTATAGGCATTGTGATAATTTTCTAAAGTTGTGTGAAAAGTTCTAAAACATCACTTGAAACagaacataaatattttctcttcgGGGCCTAATTAACAACAGACTTGGCATGTATACTTTGACGAATTCAAAATCTGATAACAGAGAAAAGAAAATCGGCCTAACAAAAAAGAAGTCGgcgtaaaaaaaaattctacttCGTATCATACAAATACGTGAGAGAAATTGTTTAAGAATGGATTTCACAATAAATGTTCAACATGGCAAGAGAAAAATTACAGTTTTCTAAGCAGTgatcttaatatattttgttcttGTAATCTATGATTTATCAACTTGAAACATTTTAACCATTTAAATTTTTCTACcagtttaaatatattttgttctaGTAATCTATGATTTATTGAATAAAGACTTTCAGATAACCTATCGCCGATTtcataatattttcatatatgtcAAATTCAGATTCAACACTTATCACTTCTAAATAACAAACATAAACCATATCTAGTATCTTGATTTTTGTCATCCCATTCCAAAAGCATATTCAAACTTGGACAAAAAGAATCATTAAAGTTGAAGAACTCCAATTAATgttaaaatgtattaaaaaaattcaccaCTTGAAAGGATAAAGTTGAAGAACTCCAATTGCCAATTGATGTTAAAAAGTatgaaatttttgttttgatatcAAAACATGAACTTTTTGTTTTGGAAGAGAAAAGAGGTGGCTCCACTGAAACCACAATTCGATATCTTCTCATGGATCTgttggtacatttggaaggcgAAGAACGACAAATTCTTTAATTGAAAAGTTGTATCCCCGATTGATACTTTCCAACACACGTCTCTTGAGGTAGAATATTGGAGAAAGGCTAATGAAAGAGAGGAAGCAAACGAGGATCATGACGATCCTCCTACTATAGAGGTTGACACAGTGCCTCCTTGGATATCCCGAATCTCTACCTGTTAAATTGATGCGTCATGGATCGATAATGACAGTGTCAATGGCTTAGGGTGGATTCTTAAGAATCAAATGGGTTCTGAATATTTTGGATTACGGAGGTGCAGCAGGAGCCTCTCAACTTTGTATGCTGAGATGGAATGTTTACTTTGGGCAGCTTCATGTATGAGAGACATGAGGATAACCTCAATACGGTTCGAGACAGACTGCTCAGACTTAGTGGACATGACTACAAACCCGGTGGACTGGCCAACATTCACGACAGAGATCGAAGTGTTCCATAGATTACATGAGGATTTCGAGGATGTGAGCATATCTCATATTCCTCGGAGTAGGAATGGTCGGGCGGACGCGTTAGCAAAAAAGCAAGGAGCAGAGGCTATCTTTTTTCTATATAGATCAGACCTGACTAGACAGAGATGCTTTTCGGAGAATCGGTTCGTCTGATCACCACTTGATCTAGCATAGATGGacagctgacaaaaaaaaaagatgaaatttTTTACCACTTAAAGTGATAAAGTTGAAGAACTCCAATTGACTTTAAAGTCTATAAAAATTCACCGCTTAAAGTGACAAAGTTGAAGACTCCAATTGAtgttaaaattatgaaattgttCACTGCTTAAAGTGATAAAGTTCTGTAAGTAGGAACCTTTTCACCACTTATCAAACCTTTGCTACATGATACATCATGTAATTACCGTGTTCTTCCCAAGCTTAGAAAGTTACAATGCATCAGTCAATACAAGATGAGCTATGTCACTTTTGTCCCAATACTGTATCATAAATACTCTTTGAACTTTTTAATATGTTACTCTCTCACAATATGTTTGTAAAGGCACCAAATGCTGAAACTAACCTATGTAAAATTTTGGTGTTTTAGCAATACAAAGTAACCTTAACCAAAAAAGAGGATTTCTGGTATAATTCTTGTCTGTAGAGTGTAGACTAGTAGTAAACTTGTATTCCATAATACACATTATCTATAAGCCACATAATACATATGCAATACGAAACTACATAGTAACATACCCAAAATAGAAAGCTGAAAAACCAATAAGCCCAAAAATAGTACGTAAGGGCCTTTCTTCCACTATACATAGACCAAATTCTCTTTATCCCCAGCTGGGCCAGCCCCAGATATACACatcttttggtttttaaataattaaataaattttgtcatCTGATATTACGCGAGTATATTAAGAATCACACTCGCAGCGCGTGTACTCTCCGTACGTAAATCGTACAGCCGACTCTGCGACTCTCCGTGTGCTGCTCACTCGCTATCATTACGGTTATAACGGAACGATATCTATACATACATGTGTATACATATACACACATAACGACGAAAGACCTCTCTGCTTCTTCATCAACTTCTCTCTGACGAACAACCATGGCGGCGATCGTGAAAACGGAAATGCAAGCCGTAGGAAACATCCAGTCCTCGAGCCTCGCTTCGCTTTACGTCGGCGATCTTAGCCCCGACGTGACGGAGGCTGATCTCACCGCCAAATTCTCCTTGACTGTCCCCGTCGTCTCCGCTCATCTCTGCCGCGACTCCGTCACCGCCAAATCACTGCGTTACGCTTACGTCAACTTCGATTCCGCCATCACCGGTAACAAAAAACAAACTCAATCATCTCTGTGTTGATTCGATCATCTCTAGTTTAGGTTTTCTTGCGATTGATGATGAATCGCTTTTCTGATCGTGTTAGCGTCGAATGCTATGGCGTGCTTGAACCACACCGATCTGAAGGGGAAGACGATGCGTATAATGTGGTCTCAGAAAGACGTTGCGTACCGTCGTCGTAGTGGATTGGGGAATCTCTTCGTTAAGAATCTTGACAGCTCCATCACTAGCAGCTGCTTAGAGCGGATGTTTAGTCCCTTCGGAGTCATACTTTCTTGCAAAGTAGCTGAGGAGAATGGCCAGAGTAAAGGCTTCGGTTTTGTTCAGTTTGCTACGGAGCAGTCTGCTGTTGCTGCTCGTCTTGCCTCCCACGGCTCTATGGTTGATGGCAAGAAACTGTAAGTTAAACATGATTTTTATTAGTAACTGAAGGTTGAAGATGAACGTTTGATTTGGTGCGTTTCTTTATCAGGTTTGTGGCTAAGTTCATTAACAAGGATGAAAGAGCTGCTATGTCTGGGAATCAAGAGTTCACAAACGTTTATGTGAAGAATCTGCTCGAGAGTGTTACAGAGGATTTTCTCCATACGATGTTTTCTCAGTGTGGGACGGTGTCTAGTGTTGTGGTTATGAGGGATGGTATGGGAAGATCGAGAGGTTTCGGATTTGTCAACTTCTGCCATCCAGAGAATGCAAAGAAAGCTGTGGAGTCTCTCAATGGAAAACCACATGGTAACTTAACTCCTTTGCCTGCACTTAGCTAGACAAGAGTTTCTGATTTTGGAACATTCTTTTGGTAATTAGGAACGAAGAAGTTGTTTGTTGGAAGGGCTTTGAGGAAAGCTGAAAGGATGGAGATGCTGAAACAGAAGCACAAAGACAACTTTGTTGCCAAGTTTAATGTTGGTTGGTTTAATCTGTACGTGAAGAACTTGAGTGAAGCAATCAACGAAACAAGGCTGCGAGAGATATTTGGAAGCTATGGGAAGATAGTCTCAGCAAAAGTGATGCGTGATGAAAATGGCAAGAGTAAAGGATTCGGCTTTGTGGCTTTCTCTACCCTTGACGAG is drawn from Brassica rapa cultivar Chiifu-401-42 chromosome A05, CAAS_Brap_v3.01, whole genome shotgun sequence and contains these coding sequences:
- the LOC103870139 gene encoding polyadenylate-binding protein 6; translation: MAAIVKTEMQAVGNIQSSSLASLYVGDLSPDVTEADLTAKFSLTVPVVSAHLCRDSVTAKSLRYAYVNFDSAITASNAMACLNHTDLKGKTMRIMWSQKDVAYRRRSGLGNLFVKNLDSSITSSCLERMFSPFGVILSCKVAEENGQSKGFGFVQFATEQSAVAARLASHGSMVDGKKLFVAKFINKDERAAMSGNQEFTNVYVKNLLESVTEDFLHTMFSQCGTVSSVVVMRDGMGRSRGFGFVNFCHPENAKKAVESLNGKPHGTKKLFVGRALRKAERMEMLKQKHKDNFVAKFNVGWFNLYVKNLSEAINETRLREIFGSYGKIVSAKVMRDENGKSKGFGFVAFSTLDESKHAKRELHGFIVDGQSLVVRVAERKEDRFKRMQQYHPVQSRHYMQAAPVPSAAQPVPPSMEYKQYYGVQPPRNYTQALPVPSPAQPVPPPSMSSSPYGYLQPFHIGAYYYPMATQVPQMSGHQNMTTYVPAGQAHLKEKRSVQLVYKRPGYTTFVKSGAKQKLVFKGQGDKTLEAGTCSTKGKTSAEKRKEVSSHLMAMLTPNRNAAENLATLEVA